The DNA sequence TGTTCCTGCGTGGGGTCAACCTCAACCCCGGTGCCGAGCCTGAGGACATGGTCTCGGTGCGCATCTTCGCCGAGGCGCAGCGGGTCATCTCGCTGCGCCTGCGGCCCTTGCGTGCCAGTGACGAGATTCTGCAGCAGCTCGAAGAGGGCAGGGGGCCGAAATCGGCCTCCGAGCTCTTGCTGCTGATGGGTGAGCTGCTGACGGAAAAGGTTCAGGCCCTGGTCAGCGACCTGTCCGAACAGGTCGACCTGGAGGAAGAAAAGGTCGAATCCGACGAGCGGTACACCCCTGAAAACGGTTGCCTGCAGCATATCCGTCGGCGCGCTGCCAGCCTGCGCCGTTTCCTCGCCCCGCAGCGGGAAATCTACGCCCAGCTGTCGCGCAGCAAATGGAGCTGGTTCGCCAATGCCGACGCCGATTACTGGAACGAACTGAACAACAGCCTGATCCGCTACCTCGAAGAGCTGGAACTGGCCCGCGAACGTGCCGCGCTGGTACTGGAAAGCCAGGACCGCCGGCGCAGCGAGCGGATGAACCGCACCATGTACCGTTTCGGCATCATCACCTGCATCTTCCTGCCCATGAGCTTCATCACCGGGCTGCTGGGCATCAATGTCGGTGGGATACCGGGCGCGGAAAACCCCTACGGCTTCCTGTTTGCCTGCATCGTGGTGCTGGGCCTGGCGGTGGGGCAGTGGTGGCTGTTCCGACGGTTGCGGTGGGTGTAGATGTTGATTGACCTGCACCGGCCGCTTCGCGGGCATGCCCGCTCCCACAGGAACAGCACAGGTTTGAGGGCGAGTGGCACTCCGGTGGGAACGGGCGTGCTCGCGAAAAAGCCAGCGCGCATGCATTTTGAAACATCCGTCCCAGTGCGATGTGTGACCCATCGCCCGGCCATCTCGTCTCTGACTGACACTGCGCGAGGTGCCCATGCACGATCCGTTTGAAGAATCCCTGCGTGACCTGCTCAAGGCGTCACCCTCCGGCAATGACCGGGACGACCGGGATGACGCCGCCTGCCTGGGTCGCGTGCTGAAAACCGCCAACCGCCAGGTTGGCGCCGGTGATCTGTTCAGCCTGCTTGGCCGCTGGAGCCAGGCGCTGCTGATCGCCGTGAACAATGGCGCGGCGCATGTTGCGCCGGTGCGCCGACATTCTTCCCGCAACGCTGCCAATGGCAGCAAAGCAGATAAGGCCGATTGAATATGGAACTCGATCTCTGGACCCAGAGCCTGGTCACTGCCATGACCGCCCTTTGGACCAAGGTAGCGAACTTCATCCCCAACCTGTTTGGCGCGCTGGTCGTGGTGCTGCTCGGTTTCGTGGTGGCCAAGCTGCTCGACACGTTGTTGTCCAAACTGCTGGCCAAGTTCGGCCTGGACCGCCTGATGGCCGGCACCGGGCTGACCAAGATGCTCGGCCGGGTCGGCATTCAGGTGCCGATCTCGACCCTGATCGGCAAGGTGGTGTACTGGTTCGTGCTGCTCATTTTCCTGGTCTCGGCGGCGGAGTCGCTGGGCCTGGAGCGGGTCTCGGCGACCCTCGACATGCTCGCCCTGTACCTGCCGAAGGTATTCGGCGCGGCCCTGGTGCTGCTCGCCGGCGTGCTCCTGGCCCAGGTCGCCAACGGCCTGGTGCGTGGCGCTGCCGAAGGCATTGGCCTGGAATACTCGGCAGGCCTGGGGCGTATCACCCAGGGCCTGGTGATCATCATCAGCATCTCGGTGGCCATCAGCCAGCTGGAGGTGAAAACCGACCTGCTGAACCACGTGATCGTGATCGGGCTGATTACCGTTGGTCTGGCCGTTGCGCTGGCGATGGGCCTTGGCAGCCGTGAAATTGCCGGGCAGATCCTGGCCGGCATCTACGTGCGCGAGCTGTACCAGGTAGGCCAGCAGGTGCGGATTGGCGAGGTCGAAGGGCAGATCGAGGAGATCGGTACGGTGAAGACCACGCTGCTGACCGATGATGGCGAACTGGTGTCGCTGTCCAACCGCGAGTTGCTGGAACAGCGAGTCAATAGCCGCTAACCGCACAAAAGCTGTTAATGTATGCCGCCGCGAAAATCGACCCACGGGGTCACGCGGCGACATTGACCTGACTGTCGGCCAGATCCGTTTTGAATAAAGTTCATTCGCCGCCCATGCGCTATGACCCCCGCGAGCTCACCGACGAAGAGTTGGTGGCGCGTTCGCATGAGGAGCTGTACCACGTTACCCGCGCCTATGAGGAGCTCATGCGGCGCTATCAACGGACCCTGTTCAACGTCTGTGCGCGTTATCTGGGGAACGACCGTGACGCGGACGATGTCTGTCAGGAGGTCATGCTGAAAGTGCTCTACGGGTTGAAGAACTTCGAGGGCAAGTCCAAGTTCAAGACCTGGCTCTACAGCATCACCTACAACGAATGCATTACCCAGTACCGCAAGGAGCGCCGCAAGCGGCGCTTGATGGATGCCTTGAGCCTGGACCCGGTGGAAGAGGCGTCCGAAGAAAAGGCGCCGAAGCCGGAAGAAAAAGGCGGGCTGGACAAGTGGCTGGTGCATGTGAACCCGATTGACCGGGAAATTCTGGTGCTACGTTTTGTCGCAGAGCTGGAATTTCAGGAAATTGCCGACATCATGCACATGGGCCTGAGCGCGACGAAAATGCGCTACAAGCGCGCGCTAGACAAGCTTCGGGAGAAATTTGCCGGCCTTGATGAAACTTAGGGGCGTGCAAATATCTCTAACGAACCGGCGAGTTCTGCTAGACTTGCCGTCGAGTTGTCCCCCTTGTTTGTGGTGGGACTGCTTAACTATCACCAGATGGGGATTTAACGGATGAAATTGAAAAACACCTTGGGCTTGGCCATTGGTTCGCTTGTAGCCGCCACTTCGATTGGCGCTATGGCGCAAGGCCAAGGCGCCGTCGAAACTGAAGTCTTCTACAAGAAAGAGTTCTTCGACAGCCAGCGCGACTTCAAGAACGACGGCAACCTGTTCGGCGGTTCGATCGGTTACTTCCTGACCGACGACGTTGAGCTGCGTCTGGGCTACGACGAAGTTCACAACGCTCGTGGCGAAGACGGCAAGAACATCAAGGGCTCGAACACCGCCCTGGACGCCGTTTACCACTTCAACAACCCGTACGACGCTATCCGTCCGTACGTTTCCGCTGGTTTCTCGCACCAGTCGCTGGGCCAGACCGGCCGTGGCGGTCGTGACCACTCCACCTTCGCCAACGTTGGCGCTGGCGCCAAGTGGTACATCACCGACATGTTCTACGCCCGTGCTGGCGTTGAAGCTCAGTACAACATCGACCAGGGCGACACCGAGTGGGCCCCGAGCGTTGGCGTTGGCCTGAACTTCGGCGGTAGCCCGAAGCAAGCTGAAGCTGCTCCGGCTCCTGTTGCTGAAGTCTGCTCCGACTCCGACAACGACGGCGTTTGCGACAACGTTGACAAGTGCCCGGACACCCCGGCCAACGTTACCGTTGACGCTGATGGCTGCCCGGCTGTTGCCGAAGTCGTTCGCGTTGAGCTGGACGTCAAGTTCGACTTCGACAAGTCGGTCGTCAAGCCAAACAGCTACGGCGACATCAAGAACCTGGCTGACTTCATGAAGCAGTACCCACAGACCACCACCACCGTGGAAGGTCACACTGACTCCGTCGGCCCAGACGCTTACAACCAGAAGCTGTCCGAGCGTCGTGCCAACGCTGTCAAGCAGGTCCTGACCCAGCAGTACGGCGTAGAAGCTAGCCGTGTTGACTCGGTAGGCTACGGCGAAACCCGTCCGGTTGCCGACAACGCCACCGAAGAAGGCCGCGCTATCAACCGTCGCGTTGAAGCTCAGGTAGAAGCCCAGGCCAAGTAATTGGTTTGAAGCTTCACGAAAAACCCGGCCTCGGCCGGGTTTTTCTTTGCCAGGATTTCCGCGCAGGTGCACAAGTCGCTGGGGCTGCCTTGCAGTCCTTTCGCGACGCAAGGCCGCTCCTACAACGGACCGTGTTTCAGCCGGCTGCTGCCACCAATGGCTGAACCGCCTGTTCCCCAACCACCTCGCCAATCACCAATATCGCCGGGCTACGCAAGCCAAACCCCCGCGCAGCCTCCACCATCCCGCGCACATCGCTCCAGCATGCCCGCTGTTGTGGCAACGAGGCATTCTCGATCATCGCCACCGGCATTCCCGGTGCCATGCCGCCGTCCAGCAGCCCCTGGCGCACCTGCTCCAGTCGTGCCACGCCCATGTACACCACCAACGTGGTTCCGCCCTGGGCCAAGGCCGCCCAGTTCAGTTCGCTGTCGTCCTGGGTATGCGCCGTGACCAACGTCACGCCCCGGCTCACACCCCGTGAGGTCAGGGAAATGCCACACTGCGTGGCGCCGGCCAGGCCGGCGGTGATGCCGTTGATCACTTCCACCTCGATGCCATGCCCCTGCAGCCACAGCGCCTCTTCGCCACCACGGCCAAAAATGCACGGGTCGCCCCCTTTCAGGCGTACCACGCAACGCCCTTGCCGGGCATGGCGCAACATCAGGCGCTGGATGAACGCTTGCGGCGTGGAGCGGCAGCCACCGCGCTTGCCCACGGCAATCACCCGGGCCTGGGGGCAATGCTCCAGCACTGCCGGGTTGACCAGGTCGTCGATCATCACCACGGCGGCCTGCCGCAGGGCGCGCACGGCCTTGAGGGTGAGCAACTCAGGGTCACCAGGGCCGGCACCGACCAGCCAGACTTTCGCATTCATCAGCATTTCCTCTTTGGCGTCGAGCATTCAGCCCTTGAGCAGGGTGAGCAGCAAGATCAGGTTGAACAGCAAGGACAGCAGGGCCAGGGTGCGCCACACCTTCAGTGGCTCGCGCTCCAGCAGTGGGCGTGGCCGGTCCGGCAGTTCCTGGCGGTCGCCGCGCTCGAGCAGCAGCAACCAGTGTTCGGCGGTTTCGAAACGTTGCGCCGGGTCGGCCGCCACTGCCTGCTGCAGGTTGTGCTGCAGCCATTCCGGCAGGTCGGGGCGATAGCGCGCGGCGCTGACCGGCTGGCCGAAGCGCGGGCGCTGGAAGGCCTCGACCTCGCCGTACGGGTAATGCCCGGTCAGCAGGTGATACAGCGTAACGCCTACGGCATACAGGTCCTGGCGCGGGCTCGGCGGTTGGCCATCGAACGCTTCCGGGGCAATGTACGAGGGCGTGCCCGGCAGCTCGTGCAGCGCGTCTTCGGACAGCCCCGGGCAGTAGGCCAGGCCGAAGTCCAACAGGCGTAGCTGGCCGTCGCTGCCCAGGTGCAGGTTCTGCGGCTTGATGTCGCGGTGCAGCAGGTTGCGCCGGTGCAGCACGCCGACCGCCTGCAGCAGTTGCCGGGCCAGCTCCAGCCACTGCGACAGGGGCAGTGGGCCGTGCTCGGCGAGCAGCGCCGCCAGGCTCTGGCCGGGGTATTCGCGCATCACGTAGTACAGGTGCTGGCGTTGGCTGGCCGGGTGCAGCTCGGGGAAGTGGCGGCCGGCGACCCGGCGCAGGAACCACTCCTCCAGCAGCAGGCCTTGCGCCGCGCCGGGCGCCTGCTCGCGCGCGGCGGGCAGGGTCTTGAGCAGCCAGGGCTGGCCGTGGCCATCGCGTACCCGGTACAGCAGCGACTGGCGGCTGTGGGCGAGCAGCTTTTCGGCCTGCCAGCCATCGATTGCCTGGCCCTCGCGCAGCGGGCCAGGTAGCGGCCATTGCTGCAGTTGGGCCAGGGTGTCGCCGAGGTTGGCCGTGCCCAGCTGCTCGACCTGCACCAGCAAGGCACTGGCGTTGTCCTGGCTGCCGTTGAGGTGCGCGCTGGCAACCAGGGTATCGACGGCCAGTTGCAGGTCGGGTTGCTCGCGCAACACCGCCTGGATGTGCTGGTCGCCCAGGCTGGCCCAGACCCCGTCGCTGAGCAGCAGGAAGCATTCACCGGCCTGCAGCTCGCCTTCCAGATAATCCACCAGCAGGTGCTGGTCCAGGCCCAGCGCACGCTTGAGCACATGTTGCATGCCGGGCTGGTCCCACACGTGGTCTTCGCTCAGGCACTGCAGGCGCCCGGCGTGCCAGCGGTACACCCGGCAATCGCCGACGTGGGCAAGGGTAAAGCGCCGGCCACGCAGCACCAGCGCGCTGAGGGTGGTCAGCAACGGCTGGCCGCTGCCTTGGGCACGCAGCCAGCGATTCTGCGCCAGCAGCAGGCGGTCGAGGGCCTGGGCCACGCTCCAGGTCGCGGGGGTGGCGTAGTAGTCCAGGGCCAGCGCCTGCAGGCTGGCGCGTGCCGCCAGGCCACCATCGGCGCATTGGCTGACGCCGTCGGCGAGGGCGAACAGGTAGCCCTTGCTGGCGGCCAGCTCTGGCGCCGGGGTGACCAGGCGCAGGGCATCCTGGTTTTCCTCGCGCGGCCCGGTGGCGCTGGCCTGGGCAAAACTCAGTTGCAGGCTCATTGGTGTGCCTCAGACCCGCGCCGCGGTAACGGCTGCCGAGCCCCAGGTGGTGCGCCAGCGCTGTTTGACGCCATGCAGGCCGAACCAGGCCAGCAGGCCCAGGCTGGCGAACAGCCACAAGCCCAGTTGGTAGTCACCGGTGTGCTGCTTGATGGTGCCGAGACCGGCCGCCAGCAGGAAGCCACCGATGCCGCCGGCCATGCCGATCAGCCCGGTCATCACGCCGATCTCCTGGCGGAAGCGTTGCGGCACCAGCTGGAACACTGCGCCATTGCCGGCACCAAGGCCCAGCATCGCACTGACGAACAGCGCCAGGGCGGCGGCCGCGCTGGGCAGGTTGAAGCCGACCGCAGCGATGCAGATGGCCGCCACGCTGTACATGCCCAGCAGGGTGCGGATGCCGCCGAAGCGGTCGGCAAGCGCGCCGCCGAGCGGGCGCATCAGGCTGCCGGCGAACACGCAGGCGGCGGTGTAGTAGCCGGCGGTGACCGGGCTCAGGCGGTACTGGTCGCTGAAGTAGCCGGGCAGGGCGCTGGCCAGCCCAATGAAGCCACCGAAGGTGACACTGTAGAAGAACATGAACCACCAGCTGTCGCGGTCGCCCAGGGCCTTGAGGTAGTCGGCCATGGCTTTCGGCTTGGGCCGCTGCGGAGCATTGCGTGCCAGCAGGGCGAACACCAGCAGTGCCAGCGACAGCGGTATCAGCGCGAAGCCGAACACGTTGTTCCAGCCAAAGCCTGCGGCCAGCGCCGGTGCCAACAGGGCGGCGAACACCGTGCCGGAGTTGCCGGCCCCGGCAATACCCATGGCCTTGCCCTGATGCTGCGGTGGGTACCACTGCGAGGCCAGCGGCAGCGACACGGCGAACGAGGCGCCGGCAAAGCCGAGGAACACGCCCAGCAGCAGCGCCTGTTCATAGCTGCGCACGCCCAGGTGCCAGGCTGCCGCAAGCGCGACGATGACCACCACCTGGCCGATCAACCCGGCGGTTTTCGGCGACAGGCGGTCGACCAGCACGCCCATGGCGAAGCGCAGGATCGCCCCGGCCAGGATCGGTGTGGCCACCATCAGGCCCCGTTGTTGTGCGCTCAGTTGCAGGTCGGCGGCAATCTGCACCGCCAGCGGGCCGAGCAGGTACCAGACCATGAAGCTGAGGTCGAAGTACAGGAACGCGGCGAACAGGGTGGGCACATGCCCGGATTTCCAGAAGCTGGTACTCATC is a window from the Pseudomonas anuradhapurensis genome containing:
- the sigX gene encoding RNA polymerase sigma factor SigX, translated to MRYDPRELTDEELVARSHEELYHVTRAYEELMRRYQRTLFNVCARYLGNDRDADDVCQEVMLKVLYGLKNFEGKSKFKTWLYSITYNECITQYRKERRKRRLMDALSLDPVEEASEEKAPKPEEKGGLDKWLVHVNPIDREILVLRFVAELEFQEIADIMHMGLSATKMRYKRALDKLREKFAGLDET
- a CDS encoding OmpA family protein, with the protein product MKLKNTLGLAIGSLVAATSIGAMAQGQGAVETEVFYKKEFFDSQRDFKNDGNLFGGSIGYFLTDDVELRLGYDEVHNARGEDGKNIKGSNTALDAVYHFNNPYDAIRPYVSAGFSHQSLGQTGRGGRDHSTFANVGAGAKWYITDMFYARAGVEAQYNIDQGDTEWAPSVGVGLNFGGSPKQAEAAPAPVAEVCSDSDNDGVCDNVDKCPDTPANVTVDADGCPAVAEVVRVELDVKFDFDKSVVKPNSYGDIKNLADFMKQYPQTTTTVEGHTDSVGPDAYNQKLSERRANAVKQVLTQQYGVEASRVDSVGYGETRPVADNATEEGRAINRRVEAQVEAQAK
- the cobA gene encoding uroporphyrinogen-III C-methyltransferase — translated: MNAKVWLVGAGPGDPELLTLKAVRALRQAAVVMIDDLVNPAVLEHCPQARVIAVGKRGGCRSTPQAFIQRLMLRHARQGRCVVRLKGGDPCIFGRGGEEALWLQGHGIEVEVINGITAGLAGATQCGISLTSRGVSRGVTLVTAHTQDDSELNWAALAQGGTTLVVYMGVARLEQVRQGLLDGGMAPGMPVAMIENASLPQQRACWSDVRGMVEAARGFGLRSPAILVIGEVVGEQAVQPLVAAAG
- a CDS encoding bifunctional protein-serine/threonine kinase/phosphatase, producing MSLQLSFAQASATGPREENQDALRLVTPAPELAASKGYLFALADGVSQCADGGLAARASLQALALDYYATPATWSVAQALDRLLLAQNRWLRAQGSGQPLLTTLSALVLRGRRFTLAHVGDCRVYRWHAGRLQCLSEDHVWDQPGMQHVLKRALGLDQHLLVDYLEGELQAGECFLLLSDGVWASLGDQHIQAVLREQPDLQLAVDTLVASAHLNGSQDNASALLVQVEQLGTANLGDTLAQLQQWPLPGPLREGQAIDGWQAEKLLAHSRQSLLYRVRDGHGQPWLLKTLPAAREQAPGAAQGLLLEEWFLRRVAGRHFPELHPASQRQHLYYVMREYPGQSLAALLAEHGPLPLSQWLELARQLLQAVGVLHRRNLLHRDIKPQNLHLGSDGQLRLLDFGLAYCPGLSEDALHELPGTPSYIAPEAFDGQPPSPRQDLYAVGVTLYHLLTGHYPYGEVEAFQRPRFGQPVSAARYRPDLPEWLQHNLQQAVAADPAQRFETAEHWLLLLERGDRQELPDRPRPLLEREPLKVWRTLALLSLLFNLILLLTLLKG
- a CDS encoding zinc transporter ZntB, which produces MFEEDNAQWGLVHALVLDGKGGARSIARTELDSLQLQPEQSLWLHWDRSHPQTRTWLLHDSGLSEFACELLLEENTRPRLLPLAQEQLLLFLRGVNLNPGAEPEDMVSVRIFAEAQRVISLRLRPLRASDEILQQLEEGRGPKSASELLLLMGELLTEKVQALVSDLSEQVDLEEEKVESDERYTPENGCLQHIRRRAASLRRFLAPQREIYAQLSRSKWSWFANADADYWNELNNSLIRYLEELELARERAALVLESQDRRRSERMNRTMYRFGIITCIFLPMSFITGLLGINVGGIPGAENPYGFLFACIVVLGLAVGQWWLFRRLRWV
- a CDS encoding nitrate/nitrite transporter; amino-acid sequence: MSTSFWKSGHVPTLFAAFLYFDLSFMVWYLLGPLAVQIAADLQLSAQQRGLMVATPILAGAILRFAMGVLVDRLSPKTAGLIGQVVVIVALAAAWHLGVRSYEQALLLGVFLGFAGASFAVSLPLASQWYPPQHQGKAMGIAGAGNSGTVFAALLAPALAAGFGWNNVFGFALIPLSLALLVFALLARNAPQRPKPKAMADYLKALGDRDSWWFMFFYSVTFGGFIGLASALPGYFSDQYRLSPVTAGYYTAACVFAGSLMRPLGGALADRFGGIRTLLGMYSVAAICIAAVGFNLPSAAAALALFVSAMLGLGAGNGAVFQLVPQRFRQEIGVMTGLIGMAGGIGGFLLAAGLGTIKQHTGDYQLGLWLFASLGLLAWFGLHGVKQRWRTTWGSAAVTAARV
- a CDS encoding mechanosensitive ion channel family protein, with the protein product MELDLWTQSLVTAMTALWTKVANFIPNLFGALVVVLLGFVVAKLLDTLLSKLLAKFGLDRLMAGTGLTKMLGRVGIQVPISTLIGKVVYWFVLLIFLVSAAESLGLERVSATLDMLALYLPKVFGAALVLLAGVLLAQVANGLVRGAAEGIGLEYSAGLGRITQGLVIIISISVAISQLEVKTDLLNHVIVIGLITVGLAVALAMGLGSREIAGQILAGIYVRELYQVGQQVRIGEVEGQIEEIGTVKTTLLTDDGELVSLSNRELLEQRVNSR